The proteins below come from a single Eucalyptus grandis isolate ANBG69807.140 chromosome 3, ASM1654582v1, whole genome shotgun sequence genomic window:
- the LOC104436488 gene encoding beta-galactosidase gives MGSGPKVHVQTLRGAKSVMAVMLLLLLSWDSCSSSSSSSVAASVTYDHRALIVNGKRRILISGSIHYPRSTPGMWPDLIQKAKDGGLDVIQTYVFWNGHEPSPGKYYFEDRYDLVRFIKLVQQAGLYVHLRIGPYVCAEWNFGGFPVWLKFVPGIVFRTDNEPFKAAMQRFTEKIVNMMKAENLFESQGGPIILSQIENEFGPVEWEIGAPGKAYSKWAADMAVGLGTGVPWVMCKQEDAPDPVIDTCNGYYCENFKPNRDYKPKMWTEAWTGWYTEFGGAIPHRPVEDLAYSVARFIQNGGSFVNYYMYHGGTNFGRTSGGPFIATSYDYDAPIDEFGLPREKKWRHLKDLHEAIKLCESALVSSNATVLSLGNKQEAHVFTAESGACAAFLANYDPNYSVKVTFRGRQYDLPPWSVSILPDCKTAVFNTARVGAQSSLMKMTPLDKTFSWQSYNEETPSADDSDTTEMEGLLEQINITRDASDYLWYMTDIVIEPDEAFLKNGQYPVLTVWSAGHALHVFINSQLSGTVYGGLENPKLTFNDNLKLNVGINKLSLLSIAVGLPNVGLHFETWNAGVLGPVTLKGLNSGTWNLTNWKWSYKLGLKGETLGLNTISGSSSVEWMKGSSVVLKLPLTWYKTTFDAPEGDDPLALDMSSMGKGQIWINGQSIGRHWPSYVAGGSCGECNYAGIFVENKCRTNCGQPSQRWYHVPRSWLNPTANLLIVFEEWGGEPAGISLVKRMTGSVCADIFNGQPALKDWHLVSSGKSNSTYPKVHLTCPRGQEISEIKFASYGLPQGTCGNYQEGPCHAHRSYDALRKNCIGKQSCSVTVAPEVFGGDPCPNSEKKLSVEAICSQNNAASVVSEMEECRLHGA, from the exons ATGGGCTCCGGTCCGAAAGTTCACGTGCAGACCTTGCGCGGAGCCAAGAGCGTGATGGCGGTGATGCTTCTACTGTTGCTCTCGTGGGATTcttgctcctcttcttcttcttcttcggtcgcGGCTTCCGTGACTTACGACCACAGAGCCCTCATCGTCAATGGGAAGAGGAGGATCCTCATTTCTGGGTCCATTCACTACCCAAGAAGCACTCCCGGG ATGTGGCCTGATCTTATTCAGAAGGCCAAAGACGGAGGCTTGGATGTTATCCAAACGTATGTCTTTTGGAATGGACACGAACCTTCTCCAGGAAAA TACTATTTTGAGGACAGATATGATCTTGTCCGGTTCATAAAGCTGGTACAGCAAGCAGGACTTTACGTGCATCTCCGCATTGGTCCTTATGTTTGCGCAGAATGGAACTTTGG AGGATTCCCTGTCTGGCTAAAATTCGTACCGGGCATTGTTTTCAGGACGGATAATGAGCCGTTCAAG GCGGCAATGCAACGGTTCACAGAGAAAATAGTGAACATGATGAAGGCTGAAAATCTGTTCGAGTCTCAGGGAGGTCCAATTATTCTTTCTCAG ATTGAGAATGAATTTGGACCAGTGGAATGGGAAATCGGTGCACCTGGCAAGGCTTACAGCAAGTGGGCTGCTGATATGGCCGTTGGTCTTGGCACTGGAGTTCCGTGGGTTATGTGCAAGCAAGAAGATGCCCCTGATCCAGTT ATTGATACCTGCAATGGCTACTACTGTGAGAACTTTAAACCAAACCGGGATTACAAACCAAAGATGTGGACCGAAGCCTGGACTGGCTGGTATACAGAATTTGGTGGAGCTATACCGCATAGACCAGTTGAAGACTTGGCATATTCCGTTGCAAGGTTCATTCAAAATGGTGGCTCCTTTGTTAATTATTACATG TATCATGGAGGAACTAACTTTGGTCGGACATCGGGTGGTCCATTCATTGCCACAAGCTATGATTATGATGCTCCTATAGATGAATTCG GTCTaccgagagaaaagaaatggcGTCATTTGAAAGATTTACATGAAGCCATCAAGCTGTGCGAATCAGCTTTAGTTTCTTCCAACGCAACCGTACTCTCACTTGGAAATAAACAAGAG GCTCATGTGTTCACAGCTGAATCTGGTGCCTGTGCGGCTTTTCTTGCAAACTACGACCCAAATTACTCAGTAAAGGTGACATTCAGAGGTAGACAATATGATTTGCCGCCTTGGTCCGTCAGCATCCTACCTGACTGCAAAACTGCAGTTTTCAACACTGCAAGG GTCGGTGCCCAAAGCTCTCTCATGAAGATGACTCCTCTAGATAAAACCTTCTCGTGGCAGTCATATAATGAAGAAACTCCCTCAGCTGATGACAGTGACACGACTGAAATGGAAGGGCTTCTGGAACAAATTAACATCACAAGAGATGCTTCAGACTATTTGTGGTACATGACAGA CATTGTGATAGAACCTGATGAAGCTTTTCTAAAGAATGGTCAGTATCCTGTTCTCACAGTATGGTCTGCAGGACATGCCTTGCATGTTTTCATCAATAGTCAACTATCAG GGACTGTATATGGAGGACTTGAAAACCCAAAGCTAACATTCAATGACAACTTGAAGCTAAATGTGGGGATCAATAAATTGTCTCTCTTAAGCATTGCCGTGGGTCTGCCG AATGTTGGTCTCCATTTTGAGACGTGGAATGCTGGGGTTCTTGGACCAGTCACCTTAAAGGGTCTTAACTCTGGCACTTGGAATTTGACTAACTGGAAATGGTCCTACAAG CTCGGTTTAAAGGGTGAAACTTTGGGTCTAAATACCATCAGCGGTAGTTCCTCTGTTGAATGGATGAAAGGATCGTCGGTGGTCCTAAAACTGCCCTTGACCTGGTACAAG ACTACTTTCGATGCGCCAGAAGGAGATGACCCGTTAGCCTTAGATATGAGCAGCATGGGAAAAGGTCAAATATGGATAAATGGTCAGAGTATTGGGCGACACTGGCCCTCTTATGTAGCAGGGGGAAGCTGTGGCGAATGCAACTATGCTGGAATTTTCGTCGAGAACAAATGTAGAACTAATTGCGGACAGCCATCTCAAAGATG GTATCACGTTCCTCGCTCATGGCTGAATCCCACTGCAAATTTACTAATTGTTTTTGAGGAATGGGGTGGAGAACCAGCAGGAATTTCTTTGGTGAAAAGAATGACAGGAAGTGTCTGTGCGGATATCTTCAATGGACAGCCTGCACTGAAGGACTGGCATTTGGTTTCGTCGGGTAAATCCAACAGTACATATCCAAAAGTTCACTTGACGTGTCCTCGCGGGCAGGAAATCTCTGAGATAAAGTTTGCTAGCTATGGATTGCCACAAGGAACATGTGGAAATTATCAAGAAGGACCTTGTCACGCTCACAGATCATATGATGCTCTTCGGAAG AATTGCATTGGGAAACAATCTTGCTCTGTCACCGTGGCTCCAGAGGTTTTTGGAGGGGATCCATGTCCTAATAGTGAGAAGAAACTTTCAGTCGAAGCAATATGCAGTCAAAACAATGCGgcttctgtggtgtcagagATGGAAGAATGCCGCCTCCATGGTGCATAA